TTTTAAGTATAATTTTCGTGCCAGCTACGCAAAAACGGAGCTGGTGCAAACCCCTGATGAATTTCAACATCCGCTGGTCCGGGAATGTCTGAAATTCAAGCAGATCACTACCGGCATGGAAATTGCGCACATTTCCGATCTTCCCGGGCGAACAGGTCTCGGTACGTCATCTGCCTTTACCGTGGGATTACTCAACGCTTTATACACGTTTAAAAGGGAACAGGCCACGACGCGGCAACTGGCCGAACAGGCCATCTGTATTGAACGCGACTGGGTAGGAGATCCCGGGGGGCATCAGGATCAATATGCTACAGCGCATGGTGGGTTTCTGCATATTGGTTATTCTGCCGACGGGGTTGCCGTCCGTGAGCTGGAGTTGCGTCCACAGAGAAGCTGTGAACTGCAGAGCCATCTATTGCTTTTCTATACCGGGGTAGAGCAATCCGCTTCGGAAGTATTAAAAGATCAGAAACAGCATTTGGGGAAAAACACAGATACACTGCGCAAAATGGTGGACATGGTTGACGATGCGAAAGCTGTGCTTAGCAGCGGTGGAGATATCAGGGCATTTGGGGATCTGCTGCATGAAACATGGCAAATGAAGCGTGGTTTGGCTCAGGGCATTTCCAATACCGCCATTGATCAGGCCTACAGCACGGGAAGAAAAGCTGGCGCGATTGGAGGCAAGTTGCTTGGTGCCGGAGGTCGTGGCTTCTTACTTTTGTTTGCTGAACCCGGTTCTCATACGGCTATTCGAAAACAGCTTCACCCCATGCAGGAAGTTCCCTTCGCATTCAGCAACATTGGAACGCGAATTATATTAGATGAGCGGTGATTTTTTTAGCTTTCACGGATCGATAATCAAATCCCGATAACCCGAGAATGATAAGGTATGGCAGATTTTGATAAAAAACCAAAAATAGCGTTGTGGTTTCGATATGGGCCTGCTGAGCACACGGAACTCTTTCATGCTATTCCGAAGATTATTGCGTATCTTTCGGATCGTGCCGAAGTTCATTATTATGGATTGAAAAGTGAAAAACCTATTCCTGAACTGATTGAACAAAAATGTCAGGTGCATCACCTTCCTTTTTTTGTCGATCGCACGAATACGCGGGATAAGTTCTTAAAAACAGCCTTATGGGTTTTATGTATGCCAATCATTGGTTTAAAATGCCGCATGCAGGGTGTTGATGCCGTTTACATTGACGAAACAGTCCCGCTTACTGCTTTACTTGCACGCATTTTCTATGGGCCTAATGTGGCGTTTACGGTTGCGGATTTCTTCACTGATATTTATTTTCAAAAAAAAGGGATCACGCAGTTTGTTGGGCGCGTTGTTCGGGCCATTGACACGCGGAGCTGGAAGCGTATTCCGCTCTTTTTCACACGGGCTAAAAGTACGCGCACATATTTAGCATCACTCGATATACCAGAAAGCCATGTATGCCCTGTTTATGATCCCTGTGATTTTTCAATATACTTTCCCATCAAGGCTTCGCAGCGATTCGCTGCACGTGCAGACTTGGGCATTGAGCCCGAACACGTTGTGTTGGTGCATCATGGTATCCTGCATCCGAATAAAGGGAATGAACGCATAATACGCGCTTTGGCCACGATGAAAGGCAAACAGCCCAATTTGCGATATCTTCTTGTTGGGGATGGCCCTGATATGGATCATCTGAAACGTCTCACGCGTGAACTTGAAATGGACGATGTCGTCCTTTTCACAGGCTGGCTACCAACATTGAAAGATGTTAATAATGCATTAAATGCGGGCGACATCGGTTTGGTAATGCGAACCGGGCAGCAGTCGGATGATTTTCATATGACTGGGGCGCTGGTTCACAGCATGGCAACAGGACTACCCGTTATCTCTGCGCATCTAGCCGGCGTGGCCGAAGTGATTCATGATAATGAAAACGGCTTTCTGTTTGCCCCTGACAACATGGATGAGTTTTGCGCTAAGTTGACGCAATTGATAGAAACGCCGGGAATTCGTGCTGAGTTTGGACAAAAAACGCTGACCCTCGCTCACGAAATATTTGATATGGAAAGCGTCGTTCGTTCGACCTGTATTCCTTTGTTGGCTCTGGCCAATCGACATAAAGGGAACGCAGAATCGCGAAAAGAATTAATTAAGTGAATGGAACATTATGCAGGCAGTTATATTAGTAGGAGGCAAAGGAACGCGACTGAGTTCACTGTATGCCGATCGCCCCAAACCACTGGTTCCCATAAAGGGTAAACCCTTTTTGCAGTGGCAACTGGAATGGCTTGCGGAAAATGGCATTCGCGATGTTCACCTCGCGGCAGGACATATGGGAGAGCAGATTGAAGCGTGGGCTGCCTCGAATCCAGTCACAAGAGTGAAGATTACTGTATCCGTCGAAACCCAGCGTCTGGGAACCGGAGGGGGACTAAAATTTGTTGAACCGTTTATTCGAACGGATCCCTTTTTTGTGCTCAATGGCGATTCGCTGGCCCCGAATCTGGATTTCCAATCATTGGAAACGGCCTTTCAAAAAGTTCCAACCATTGGAAGTTTTCTGGAAAAAAGTTCCAACCATTGGAACTTTTCTGACGAAAAGTTCCAATCATTGGAAAAATTGAAAAATCTGCCCAAATGCGTTATTGCCGTCACGCGAGTAGATGAAGCCAGTCAATATGGAACCGTGAAATTTGATGAAGACGGGGTTGTTTCCGCATTTCTTGAAAAAGCAGACCGTACCGGTGGATGGGTCAACACGGGGGTCTATTTGATGAATAAAGCCGTGCTTGACCTTGTTGAGCCGGACATCAATCTATCCATAGAGATGGATGTTTTCCCTGACTTGGTTAGTAAGCAACTTATATACACTACGCCATGCCCCCCTCCATTACTGGATATGGGAACCTCTGAAGGGTTGACTGCAATGGAAGATTGGTTGCAACTCCGCAAAGGAACGGAATTAAGATGACCACGATTGACAGACTTCAACTAGCGACCACCTATCCAATTCGAAACGCGTACTCGATATTGGGGGACAAAAAATGGAGAATTGTGACGCCAACAGCACTTTTGCAAGATGCTATGCAAAGATTGAACAGTCCGCCAGCGAATACAGCATTGTTGACTATCAGCAGCAGCCATCGGTGGATTATGTCATAGACTTCAACCACTCTCATTCCATTCCGGCGCTTCGTGGTGTGTTGGATGACGTCAATCCCGAAGTTATTCTCTGCATGGAAATGCTCGAACACGTCAATTATCATTTTGAGTTGATGAACGAGTTGGCACGCGCTATAGCCTTGTATAGTAGCTTGGTTTTTATCACGTTGCCCAACAATGGAAATTGGATCTTTAATGCGCTGGGATGGAATATTGACCATTCCATTGCCTTTTTCAAAGACATTGCCTACCGCTTCATTCAACGGTCCGACTTGGGGAAATACGAGATCCTCATCGTGCCCTGCATGCAAAAATATCTTTGGTACTGGCCACTGGCCTATGCTCTCTCCTTCCTGCAACCATTCAGCTGGGGTTTTCTGGTTGCCCCCACTGACTATGAATTTTCAGATCCGCTATCTCCAGTCATCTATCAGTTGCGCAACTACACGCAATCAACAGTCACGACCTGAGTCATTTATCTGGGCGGCACCGTGAATTTCTTGCGATATACGACATAGTTATTTTGTTTGGCTGGCCAATCTGTTGTGGGGCAAAGTCCCCACGCTATTTGCATTCCAGCCTCAGCATTTGGTTCCAACCAGATATACGGGTCCATCGGGCGGAAGCCG
The Spartobacteria bacterium DNA segment above includes these coding regions:
- a CDS encoding kinase, with amino-acid sequence MIISRTPFRISFFGGGSDFPEYYTKYGGATLSTTINKYCYLSVHRLSSFFKYNFRASYAKTELVQTPDEFQHPLVRECLKFKQITTGMEIAHISDLPGRTGLGTSSAFTVGLLNALYTFKREQATTRQLAEQAICIERDWVGDPGGHQDQYATAHGGFLHIGYSADGVAVRELELRPQRSCELQSHLLLFYTGVEQSASEVLKDQKQHLGKNTDTLRKMVDMVDDAKAVLSSGGDIRAFGDLLHETWQMKRGLAQGISNTAIDQAYSTGRKAGAIGGKLLGAGGRGFLLLFAEPGSHTAIRKQLHPMQEVPFAFSNIGTRIILDER
- a CDS encoding glycosyltransferase, encoding MADFDKKPKIALWFRYGPAEHTELFHAIPKIIAYLSDRAEVHYYGLKSEKPIPELIEQKCQVHHLPFFVDRTNTRDKFLKTALWVLCMPIIGLKCRMQGVDAVYIDETVPLTALLARIFYGPNVAFTVADFFTDIYFQKKGITQFVGRVVRAIDTRSWKRIPLFFTRAKSTRTYLASLDIPESHVCPVYDPCDFSIYFPIKASQRFAARADLGIEPEHVVLVHHGILHPNKGNERIIRALATMKGKQPNLRYLLVGDGPDMDHLKRLTRELEMDDVVLFTGWLPTLKDVNNALNAGDIGLVMRTGQQSDDFHMTGALVHSMATGLPVISAHLAGVAEVIHDNENGFLFAPDNMDEFCAKLTQLIETPGIRAEFGQKTLTLAHEIFDMESVVRSTCIPLLALANRHKGNAESRKELIK